One Helianthus annuus cultivar XRQ/B chromosome 12, HanXRQr2.0-SUNRISE, whole genome shotgun sequence genomic region harbors:
- the LOC110892539 gene encoding uncharacterized protein LOC110892539, which produces MELPQLHTFNFTGVLSESKRIILSRYTHFLTFSLLFLPLSFSLIITPTLNHHLCDQPFTIHHSDHQKHLTSYILYTLIIHILTLCAICTITYTTHHAFFNHPVNFLDTLKSLTFSFLPLAFTAIIAYVIIFLISITFFMLIATVLTLLHNVGFVIDYNSVHFMWFSAIMGAVLIAIVTYFHVEWSLAFVVVVVESKWGFVALMRSSYLVKGMRSVSLLVMLYFGVFGAFIVGMCSVNMRFVGFTMLGSFILMMFLLRITAANTVLYNYCKALHGELAIEVAEGFDYEYLSLNSDDEKVPHVVSVVAA; this is translated from the coding sequence ATGGAACTACCACAACTCCACACCTTCAACTTCACCGGCGTCCTCTCCGAGTCAAAGCGGATCATCTTATCCAGATACACCCACTTCCTCACCTTCTCTCTCCTCTTCCtccctctctctttctctctcatcaTCACCCCCACCCTCAACCACCACCTCTGCGATCAACCTTTCACCATCCATCATTCAGACCATCAAAAACATCTAACATCGTATATCCTCTACACCCTTATCATTCACATCCTCACCCTATGTGCCATATGCACCATCACCTACACCACACACCATGCTTTCTTCAATCATCCGGTCAACTTCTTAGACACCCTCAAGTCGTTAACCTTCTCCTTCCTCCCACTTGCTTTCACCGCGATCATAGCTTATGTTATTATATTCTTGATCTCCATAACCTTCTTCATGCTCATTGCAACAGTTCTTACGTTGCTACATAACGTAGGGTTTGTTATAGATTACAATTCAGTTCACTTCATGTGGTTTTCGGCCATCATGGGTGCGGTTTTAATCGCGATTGTTACATATTTTCACGTGGAATGGTCGTTGGCTTTTGTGGTGGTTGTTGTAGAATCGAAATGGGGATTTGTGGCTTTGATGAGGAGCTCCTATTTGGTTAAGGGGATGCGATCGGTTTCGTTGTTGGTTATGTTGTATTTTGGTGTTTTTGGTGCGTTTATAGTGGGGATGTGTTCTGTAAATATGCGTTTTGTCGGTTTTACGATGCTTGGTTCGTTCattttaatgatgtttttgcttcGGATTACTGCGGCGAATACTGTGTTGTATAATTATTGTAAGGCGTTGCATGGTGAATTGGCTATTGAGGTTGCTGAAGGGTTTGATTATGAGTATTTGAGTTTGAATTCGGATGATGAGAAGGTTCCTCATGTTGTTAGTGTTGTAGCAGCTTGA